The genomic interval GCCCGTGGTTCCATGCCGCTGTGCAAGCGAATCCCACCCCTGCGCCGGCTCGGCACACTCGGCGTCCATGGACGCCGGAGTACTGCTCCCGAAGCCCTCCAAGGCGCCGGGTGCGAGGGTCCAGGTCTCACCGATGTGGTGGACGAGGCCGAGGTTGGCCAGGCGTCGCAAAGTGCGGTAGGCCGTGGCGCGGGAGACCGAGGACGATCCGACAAGTTCGCCGGCTGTCTGCGCCGGGCGGGCATGCAGCGCGCCGATGATCAAGAGTGCGGCGCTGCCCAGACCGTGGTGGGCGAAGGCGTCGTGGCCCATCAGACGGCCGATGACGGTGGAATCGATGTCGGCCGACACGCCTGTCTCAGGGGTGGGCCAGTCCTCAAGTGCCGGGTCGGGGGGGTACTGAGTGGTCCGGAAACGAGACCGCGGAGCGGGAATGCCGTCTCGGGCGGTCCTGCCGTCGTCGAGGTACCAGGTCGAGCCCTCGCGGCCATGTCCTACTCGCAGGCGTCGCAACCAGCCTCGCGGTTTGAGGACGGTCTCATAGACGACCCGGAGGGCCGTCCGCGAGATCCCGGCCTCCTCCGCGGTCTGCCGCTCGCTGGCCTGGTGCAGAGGGCCGCCCGCGATCTCGGCGAAGTCCAGATGGGCCCGCAGTACCCGCAGCGCGGTCCGCCCCCGTTCCCCGCGCCAGGGCGTTGTCTCGATCCTGTCGCGCAGCGCGGCGAGGACCTCGTGCGCATGGTGGCGCGACTCCAGCACTCTCGTGCCGCTGACGGCATCCGAGGCGCTGGCCCACACCCGGCGTATGTAGTCCAGAGCCCGCGACTGACCCGAGCGGACAGCGATGTGCCGTGCGTGCCGGCCACCCTCGTGCTCGGGATGCAGCAGCAACTGCGCCAGCTCGTCCACGCTTCCGCCGGCGCGAGCCACGTGGCAGGCAATGGCCGCGGTGATCCGGTGACCGTGCTCGGCCGCACCCTGGCGGTCCTCGCGCAGGACAAGGGTCCGGCGATCGGAGCTGAGCCTGCTGTAACTGCCTGCCGCGTAGCGGCCGGTGAGGTCGCCGAGCAGGATCAGATCAGCCGCAGATCGAGGCAGGTGGCGAAGGCCCAGCCGCTCGTGCGGGTGAGGAAGCCATCGGTGTGAGTCGGTCTGGTGGGTGCTGTGTGCCACTGTGGAGCCGTCCCGCAAGGACAGAGACGCCACCCAGGCCCGCTAAAACCACGGGTGGAGTCCGGAACCGACCTCCAATCGGTGCCAGCAAAGCCTCCAGGATTTCCGGTCCTGGAGGCTTTCGTACACCTGGCTCCGATGGAAGGCAGGCGTTCCCATCACGGCTCGACCGAAGACGAATCAGAGGTCTCGCCAGAGTCGCCACCCATGATCCGCACCCGTCAACTCGGGCCTCTGGAGGGCAAGTTGCGGAGGTCGCTGCCTCTGACTGCCTCTGAGCGGCCCGGGTCGAACCGGGGTCGAATCCGAGCGATTTCCTCTGACTGCCTTCGAACGCCTCTGCAACCCGACCTAGCAGGTCACAACCGATACGGCTCACAAAAGCACAGGTCAGGAAGGTGCGTCAGAGATACCCGGCGTACGGCCCGGCTCGTCTGTCGGCGGGGCTCTGAACCGGCTCTATTGGCCGGTCGGGGCCCTTTCCCATGTCTGAGGACTGGGCGGGGTGCCGGGTGGTGGGGGCGATGTCGAGGACACCGCGTGCGATGCCCAGGCCGAGACGGAACATCAGGAAGAACAGCATCAGGCGGCGGTGCACGCGGAAACCCTGTGGTCTCACGGGCAGTTGGTGCTGGAAGGGCCTCTGCGCCGCGATGGACTGTTCCACTGCGCACAACCTTCCGGAAAGCCGCCGGTCTGAACAGACACACACCTACGCGAGCTACCGGGGGTAGTCATGCGACGGATAGGTACTGCGCTGGCCGCGATGATGCTGGCGGGCGGCGGCCTGTTGGCCGGTACGGTTCCGGCGGTGGCCGCGCCGACGGCCGTGGACTGTGCCGTGACGTGGGGGAGCCTGGACAAGACCGGTGACGCCGTTGCCTCCAGGAGACTGACCGACGTGAGGGCCGGACAGCACGAGTGCTTCGACCGGCTGGTCTTCGACGCCCAGGGCACGGCGGCCGACCCGATCGGCTATACGGTCCGCTACGTCGACGTACTGCGTCAGGACCCGAGCGACATCGTGGTTCCGATCAAGGGCGGAGCCATTCTGGAGATCTCGCTGTTCTCCTCGCGCTACGACCCGGCGACCGGACAGCCCTACCCGCCGCTTCCGTCCGTCGACGTCACCGGGTACCGGACCTTCCGGGAGTTCAAGGTCACCGGCGGCTCCGAGGGATACACCCAGGCCGGACTGGGCGTCCGTGCCCGGCTGCCGTTCCAGGTCTTCCAGACGGCCAACCATCTCGTCGTGGACGTGGCTCACACCTGGTGACCCCGGACGGGTCGACTCGTATGCCGCTCCTCGTGTCCAACTGCCCGCCGCCGCACGTCCCTTGAGGCGTACGGCGGCCGGCGGTCTCGGACTCGGCTTCGCGTCAGCAGGTCGGGACGTCCAGCCAGGCCGCCCCCTTGATGTAGATGTTCGTCAGCCAGGAGCCGTCCGTCAGCTTGGACCAGGCGTCGTTCGTGTAGCCCTCGGCCGTGACCTCCTGGGCGTGGGCCTGGCAGACCACGTTGACCGTGGTGGGCTGGGCGAAGTAGTCGACCACGCCGGCGTTGACGTTCGGCTGGCTGTGGGTGCGGACGCCGGTGCCCCAGGTCTGGAAGGGCTTGCTGCCTCCGGAGGGTGGCGGGGTGCTGCTGCCGCCGCAGTCCGGGATGCCGGGCAGCGAGGCCGGGCCCTTGATGTAGATGTTGGTCAGCCAGGAGCCATCGGCCAGCTTGGACCAGATGTCGTTGGTGTAGCCCTCGGCGGTGACGGTCTCGGCGTGCTCCTGGCACTGGACGGACACCTGGGTCGGACCGGCGAAGGTGTCCACCACGGCACCGCGCACGCTCGGCGTGGAGCGGGTGCGCACCCCCGTGCCCCAGGTCTCGAAGACCGTGCCGCCGTTCGCGGGTGGGGGAGTCGGTGTGCCCGAGCCGTTGACCCGGATCGCGCCCGCGTAGTCGCCGCCGGTGCGTACGGGGGCGACCCGGATGTGGGTGCCCGACTCGTACGCCTCGACCATCTGCCCGTTGCCCAGATACATGGCGACGTGGTGGACGTGCCCGCTGCCCCAGAACATCAGGTCGCCCGGCAGCAGCGGGGCGGAGCCCTGCGAAGCGGAGAAGCGGGCCGAGGCCTGCGAGCTGTGGAACTGGTCGTCCGCCGTGCCGTTGAGCAGGTCACGGCCGGTGGCCTGGTAGTAGGCGAAGCGCGTCAGGCCGGAGCAGTCGAAGCCCTTGCGCTCGTTGTCGTGGAGGCTGTCGGGGTCCGAGCCGTCGTAGTAGCCGTAGCTGGCGCCCGGCGTGGCCGCGTGTCCGCCGCCCCAGCTGTACCAGACGCCGATCTGCGAACAGGCGGCGTTCACCGCGGCCTGCGCGATGGCCGAGGCGCCCGGTGCCAGGACACCGCAGGTGGCGTCCTGCGCGGCGGCGTGGGCCGGGGCGGAGACGAACGCGGACAGGGCGAGGACCGAGGCCCCCAGGAGCGCGCCGCTGGTCCGGCGGCGCGTGCTGCTGGTGTTCAAGGAAGTCTTCCTTCGTCGAGATGACGTCACCGGACGGGCCGGGGACGGCGGTTGGGGACGGCGGTTGGGGACGGCGGTGTGGACGTGCGTGCCGCTCCCCACCCCCGTGGGGGAGCGGCACGTGGGTGGGGCTAGTGGCCGAGCGCGTCGCGCATCTTGGCCAGGCCGCGCATCCGGTTGCGCTGGACCGTGCCGCGGTGGGCGCCGAGGCGTTCGCCCGCGGTGTCGTGGCTGAGGCCCTCCAGGTCGACGAGGATCACCGCCGCGGCCTCCTTCTCGGAGAGCACGCCCAGCAGCGCCAGCGTGGTCTGGGACGCCTCGTAGGAGGCCAGTCCGCCGTCCCAGCCCGACTCGGGCAGCCGGTCGGTGGACTGCTCGCGCCGGGAGGGGTGCTGCCACGCGTCGCGCAGCAGGTTCAGGGCGACGGTGCAGGTGTAGGCGTACGGGTGCTGCTGCCGCGTCAGGTTCTGGGCGCGGGCGCGCCGGGAGAGCCGTAGGTAGGTCTCCTGTAGCAGGTCGTCGGCGTCGTGCGGGTTGCCGGTCAAGGCCAGCAGCCGGCGGCGCAGGCGCGGCATGTCGGCGGCGAAGGACGCGTCGAAGTCCTTCGGGCTCATCCGGTCACCGTCCTCGCGCCGCGGTGGCGGGACGGCGCAGGTTCCGGTCTCCATGCTGTTTCCCCCTCGGTCGTGAACTCCGTCGTGAACTCGGCCGTGAACTCGGTCGTGCGTGAAGTCGGCCGTATGGTGCGGTCGTCGGGTGTCCCGGTCGGTGGCTGGTCAGGCCGTCGGGCCGGGGGCGGCGGCTTGGGGTGCTGGAGGCTGGGGTCTTTTCTAGCCAGTCAAAGTCCGCTACGGCGGTTAGATTTGCCCCCGGCTTCCAGCACCCCAGGCCGTCGGGCCGGGTGGGGCGGCGGGCCCGTAGCGCGCGGCCGGTGCCCGGCGCAGCAGCGCCCAGTACCGGTCGCCGTACGACCAGTGCCACCATTCGGTCGGGTAGTTGACGAAGCCGGTCGCGTCGAGGGCCCAGCTCATGAGGGCCCGGTTGGCGCGTGCCTCGGCGCTGATGTCGGGCGCCCCGGTGCGGCAGGCGCCCTCGCTCTCCTCGGGGGTCGCGTTGACCTCCGTGCCCAGCGGCAGCTCCCGGCCGTCCAGGTCGCACAGCGTCAGATCGACGGCCCCGCCGCTGACGTGCGGCGCGACCTCCGGCGGGGAGATGTACGCGCTCGCCAGTTCGCGGATCCGCTCCGGCGACGCGTCAGGGTGGGCCCGGCGCATGGTCTCCGCGTACTCCTCGAAGTACCGGCGTTGCAGGGCGGGCGGCCGGTACCCCTCCACCACCAGGAAGCGGACCCCGGCCGGCAGCAGCCGCTGGGCGCGCACCAGCCGCCGTAGCGCACCGGCCCTGAGGTGGGCGTAGCTTCCGTCGTCGTCGGCCTGCCGGTGGTCGATCCGCAGGTCGTCCGTGCCGCGCAGGTCGACCAGCGGTTCGCCGCAGTCGTCCTCCGCGACGGCGGCGACCCGGGCGTCCGAGAGGGTGATGATCTCTGTCACGTGCATCAGCATCGCGGACCCCGCTGCAACTGCTCTGCAAGTTGCCTGTAGGCGGCCCACCAGCACTTCTACAGGCGTGCGGATGGCTACGGCGGCGTCCTTCGGGAACCGGTGCGGACTACCCGGCGCCCGCCGTCGGCTCCTGTGCCTCGCGGCAGCCCAACTCCCGGAAGACGCCGAGTGCTTCGGCCCTGGCCGCCCGCGCAGCCGACGCGTCGCCGTGTGCCTCCCGCACCTCGGCCAGGTCCCGGAGCGTGCGGGCCCGCCACAGGGGGAGCCGCAGCGCCTCCCAGGTTGACAGCGCCCGCTCCAGCGGCTCCCGCGCGCCGTCCGGATCGCCGACCGCCAGATGCCACTCGCCCAGGGTGCGCAGGACGAGCGCCTCGCCGAAGCGGTCCTGGCGTTCACGGGCCACGGCCAGGCACCGGCTAAGCCGCGCCCGTGCCTCGTCGGGGCGGCCGAGCCTCAATTCCGTCTTGGCCAGCGACTGTTCGGTGTACATCACCCCGAAGGTGTCCCGCAGAGCCGCGAAGATCCGCAGTGCCTCGTGCAGTTGCCGCTCGGCGTCCGTGAGCGCGCCCTCGGCCCGGTCGCACAGGGCCAACGACCGCAGGGTCAACGCCTCCCCGTGCCGGTCGCCCGCCGCGCGGTACAGGTCCAGTGCCCGCGCGAGAGCTTCCCGCGCCTGTGCGCCGCGCCCCTGCTCCCGGTGCACATAGCCGATGCCGTACAGCACCCGGGCCCGGGCGCCCCGCCCGGCGGACTCCCCGTACCGCTCCAGCGCCGCGTCCAACAGCTCCGACGCCTCGGCGTACCCGGCCTGTTCGCGGCGGGCCGTCCCCATCCCGGCGAGCGCGAGCGCCGCACCCTCGGGCACGTCACCGCGCGCCTCGAACAGACGCAGGGCCTTGCCGAAGTAGGTGTACGAATCCTCGAACTCGTCCTGTTCGTAGCGCAGTTGGCCGAGTCCCGCGAGCAGCCACGCCTCTCCCTCGTCGTCCCCGCCGCGGTGGACGGCGGCCATGGCCGCGGCGTGCGAACGGGACCAGGCGTCGAACTGGTTGTACAGGGCGGCCGAACTCGCGATCAGCGCGCCGGCCAGATCGCGGGCGGCGCGGACCATGCCGTGGTCGGCGCAGTACTCAACTGCCGCCAGCAGACAGGCCTGTTCGGCGGCGAACCAGGACGTGGGCCGCTCCAGCAGCTCGTCCTCGGTCTCCGCGTCGAGAGGCCGTACGGCGGCCGGTTCGGGGAAGCGCCGGGCCGCTCCGCCCGGGCCGAGGGCGGCCGCCTTCTCGGCCAGATCCAGCCAGGAGGCCACCAGCCGCAGCACGGCCGCCGTACGCTCCTCGGCGCTCTCCTCGGACAGACAGCGCTCGCGGGCGTGTTCACGGGCCAGGTCATGGATGCGGTACCGGCTGCGTCCCGTCTCGTCGACGCCGATCACGTCGATGAAGTGGCAGTCCACCAGCCGCTCCACCGCTTCCTCGGCTTCCTCCGTGCCGATGTCCAGCAGTGGGGCGGCGATCCAGGCCGCGAAGTCCGGCAGGTCGAGCAGGGCCAGCCGGCGCAGCGCCCGGCGCTCCGGCAACTCCAGGTCGGCGTAACCGAGTTCGAGGCTGGTGCGCAACTCCAGGTCCCCGGCGCGCAGTTCGCTCAGCCGGCGGCGTTCGTCACGCAGCCGGTCGGCGAGCCGGCCGGGCGCCCAGTGCGGGCGGGCCGCCAGCCGGGCACCCGCGATGCGCACCGCCAGCGGCAGCCGTCCGCACAGCGAGACGATCTCCGCGGCCCGCTCCGGCTCGGCGCTCGTACGGTCCGGTCCGGCGACACGGCGCAGCAGTTCGAGCGCCTCCGCCTGACCGGGCACGGCCAGGTCCAGATGGGCGGAGCCCTCCAGTGCCACCAGTCGGCGCCGGCTGGTGACGAGGACGGCGCAGCCCGGGCCGGGAGGCAGCAGGGGTCGTACGTGCGCCTCGCCCGCCGCGTTGTCCAGGATCAGCAGGACGCGCCGGTGTCCGATGTGGGTGCGGTACAGCCCCGTCAGCTCCTCGACCGAGGTCGGCAGGGTCTCGGGGTCGGCGCCCATGGCGCGCAGCAGCCGGGCGAGCGCGTCGGCGGGTTGCAGCGGCGCGGTGTCGGCCGCCCGCAGGTCCACGAACAGGCGGCCGTCCGGGAAGAGTTCGGCCGTACGGTGGCCGACGTGCACGGCGAGCGCGGTCTTGCCCGTGCCGGACCGGCCGGAGATCACCCCGATCGGCGGAGCGGTACGGCCCGCCTCGTCGACCCCGCCCACCAGCGCGGCGGCCCAGGCGATCTGCTCGGAGCGGCCCACGAAGTCGGAGATGTCCGGCGGGAGATGGGACGGCGTGGGCCACGCCCGAGCACTGGACGTGCCGCGACTGTCGCCCGGCGGCGACTTCGGGGGCCGCGAAGGTTCCCGCCTGATCCTGTCCGGGCGTGCGGTGCCCGCCACCGGTGTGTCGTTGGTCAGTGCCGCCTGGTGCAGTGCCTGCAACTCCGGGCCGGGATCGATGCCCAGCTCCTCGCGCAGGACCGCGCGGCCCTCCCGGTAGGTGCGCAGGGCGTCGGAGACGCGGCCGGTGCGGACCAGCGCGGTCATCAGCTGGCCGCGCGGCCGTTCCCGCAGGGGGTGGGCGGCGACGTGCGCGAGCAGCGGAGCGATCGTCCGGTCCGCGCGGCCCAGATCGAGATGCAGTCCGAAGGACTCCTCCTGGGCGATGAGCCGCAGTTCGGCCAGCCGGGACGCCTCGATCCGGGCGAAGTTCTGGCCCAGTCCTTCCAGCGCTTCCTGGCCGCGCCACAGTGCCAGCGCCTCGGGCAGCAGATCGGCGGCTTCCTCCAGACGGCCCGCCGCGGCGGCGGCCCGGCCCGAGGTGAGCAGGTCCTCGAACCGGCGGGCGTCGATCTGGGACGGGTCGAGGTCGGCGACGTAGCCCGGTGGCCGCGTCCGGACCACCGTGTCCTGCGTGACCTGGGCCAGTGCCCGGCGTACGGCGGAGACATGGGTGGCCACCAGGGCGCCCGCGGTGGCCGGCGCCCGCTCGTCCCAGACACAGTCCACGAGCCGCTCGGTGGAGAGCACCTCGCCGAGGTGGACGACCAGTGCCGACAGGACCGCGAGGGGCCTGACCCCGCCGAGCGGGGCCCGCCGGCCGCCGGCCCACACCTCCACCGGACCGAGCAGCCGCACTTCGAACATCGTTCCCCGATCGCCGCACCATGCGCCCCATGGAGCACGGCAAAGATATCGGCGAACATGCCCACGACATAGCGAAGGCACAGCGAAGGCCGGACCGCCGTGACCGGATTCGATCGATTCGGCGGACCGGTGGCCCTCACCTGCGAGGTCAGGGCAGGTGATGTCTGTAGTGCGCGCCTCTGTCAGAGGGGCGGTGTTCCTTCCTCCTCCTGCCGGTTGGCTGGTTATCGACGGTCGGTGAGGCCTGTCGCGTGCAGGGAGGACGGTTCGCGCGCCGCCGTCGTATGAGCGCCGGAGAAAGAAAAAAACCCTGTGATCCAGGGGCATACGGACGGTGCCCCTGGGGCGTCAACGGCTCGAAAGCAACACGCCCGTTCGACCCGAGCCCCGGGAGCCGCCCCATGCACCGCTGGACCTTGGCCCTGCTGACCGCCGGTCTGCTGGCGACGACGGCCACCGGATGCGCGGGCACCACGACCACCCCCGGGGCGGCCGGGAGCAGCACGCCCCGGGCCGCGGGCAGCACGGCGGAGACGCTACGGCTCGCGGAGCAGCTCCTCATCAAGAAGTGCATGGAGAAGGAGGGACACGAGTACTGGGTCGAGCCGCCCGGCGGTGACGACGTCTCGGTCCGGTTCCCCTACGTCGTGGACGACCCGGCATGGGCCAGGACCCACGGCTACGGCACCGATCTGCGCCGGCAGCGGGAGGCCGAGGTCCGCAGCGACCCCAACCAGCGGTACTTCCACTCCGTACCGGCCGACACCAGGGCCGTCCTGGTGAGCGACCTCAACGGGGCCCGCCCACAAGGACTTTCGGCCCGCCTCCCGAACGGCATACGGGTCACCCACAGCGACCAGGGCTGCCAGGCCACCGCCCAACGGCAGCTCTACGGCGATCTCCAGGCCTGGTTCCGGGCCACCCGGGTCACCGACAGCCTGGCCGGCATGCGCGTCGGCCTCGTGACGGACGACAAGCGCTACAAGGCGGCCGTCAGAACCTGGGCGCGCTGCATGCGCGAGCGGACCTACACCTACGCGGACCCCGCCCGGGCCCGGGCCGCGGCCACCCTGCCGGGGACCCCGTGGCCGCACGACAAGGAGGTACGGCTGGCCTCGGCCGAGGCGGCCTGTGCCGTCTCCAGCGGCCTGTCGTCCGTGGCCGAGTCCCTGGACTCCGAATACCGGGACCGGCTCCGGCGGAGCCACCCCCGGGAGACGGCCGATCTGGCGCGCCTCAAGCGCGAGGCGCTGCCCCGGGCCCGCGAGATCGTCGCGCACGGCGCCTGAACCCGGCCCGCACCCGCTCCTTTCACCCCACACAGACCACCACGGCCGTCGAGCCGTGGGCGCATCACCCCACGTGGACCTGTCACCCCACCGTGGGCCTATCACCCCACTCGCATCACCACGAAACGAGGGAAACCATGTCCGTCAAGCGTCTTCTCACCGTCGCGGCCTCGGCCGCCGCCGTCGCCGCGCTCTTCTCCCCGGTCTCCAGCGCCAGCGCGCTGGACGCGGGTGCCCAGTCGACCGCGACCGCGCGGCTCGCCTCCGGGGACGGCTACCTCCACGTCTACACCCAGCCCTACGGCGGCGGCCGCGAGTGCAAGTGGTCCGGCAACTCCGACAACTGGGGCAGCTGCCGCAACCTGACCTCCGACATCTGGAACAACGGCTACGCGGGCGGCCTGGACGCCGTGGACCTGTACACCGCCCCCAACGCCGGCGGCGCGCACGCCTGCATCAGCCAGGGCGACAGCTGGCCCGACACCACGACCGGCAACTACACCTTCACCTACGGCGCGGGCCTGTCGCAGTTCGGCAAGAGCGTCAACAACAACATCTCGTCGCACCGCTGGGTGGACTACTGCAGCCAGGGCTGAGGACCTGACGGGCTCGCCCCGGTACGCCTGCGCAGGCGTACCGGGGCGAGCCCGCGCATGTGTGCCTCCCCGCCAAGTGATCGTCATCACGCCCACATCCCGGGCAACCGCGTGACGTCCGATCGGTCCAGAACATAAGTTGATCGCCGTTGATCGTGGCTTTCATCCGCTGTGCGGAGCTTGTGTGGAAGTGGGTGGGCATGTGGGGCGCCCTGAGATACCGGTGGACCCGGACGCGGGGCCGGTGCAGCGGCTCGCGTACGAGTTGCGGGAGCTGCGGAGGGCGGCCGGCGGTCCGTCGTACCGGAGCATGGCCGGTGCGGCGGGATGCACGGCGGCAACGTTGTCACGGGCGGCGGGTGGGGAACGGCTGCCCTCCCTCGCCGCGCTCCAGGGGTATGTGCGGGCCTGCGGCGGCGACCCGGCGGAGTGGGAGTCGCGCTGGAAGGATGCCGAGGCGGAGTTCGCCCGCGTGCCACGGGACGACGCTGCGGACGAGGTACCGCCGTACCGGGGCCTCGCGCGGTTCGAGCCGGGGGACCGGGACCTGTTCTTCGGCCGGGACCGGCTGATCGACGAACTCGGCGAGCTGGTGTGCGCGCATCGGTTCGCGGTGATGTTCGGGGCGTCCGGGAGCGGCAAGTCGTCGTTGCTGCGGGCCGGACTGATCCCCAGGCTCCAGCAGGAGATCGCGAGCCGAGGACGTCCGGCGGCGCTACGGGTGCTCACGCCGGGACCCCGCCCCGCCGAGACGTACGGACACCTGCTCACTCCGGCCGAGGGCGACCCGGACAGCTATGTGGTCGTGGACCAGTTCGAGGAGGTCTTCACTCTCTGCCGTGACACGGCGGAACGGACCCGTTTCATCGACCTGCTGCTCACCGCCCGCGAACCGGACAGCCGGCTGAGGGTACTCGTCGCCGTACGCGCCGACTTCTACCCGCGCTGCGCCGAACACCGCGAACTGGCAAGGGCGTTGTGCGGCGCCGGGATGCTGGTCGGACCGATGAGCGCGGAGGAGCTGCGGGATGTCGTAGTCAAGCCCGCCCAGGCCACCGGCCTCATCGTGGAACGGGAGCTGACCGCCCGGATCGTCGAGGACGTCCTGGGCGAACCCGGCGGCCTCCCGATGCTGTCGCACGCCTTGCTGGAGACGTGGCGCCGCCGCCGCAGCCGGATGCTGAGCCTCGCCGCGTACGAGGCGGCGGGCGGGGTACGCGGGGCGATCGCGGCGACCGCGGAGGAGGCGTACGGCCACCTCTCCGAGACCGAGGCGCGCGCCGCCCGGCAGCTGTTGCTGCGGATGGTCGAGCCGGGGCAGGGCACTTCCGATGTCCGGCGGCTGCTGGACCGTGCCGACGTCGATGACCGGGTGGGGGCGTCGGCGGGTGCCCCGGATGCCGGGCGTTCATCGGCCGAGGCTGAACTCGGCGGCGGGATGGCCTCGTTGGCGTGTACTTCCGGTCCAGAGCGCTCGCCGGGCCGTGCCGGAGTCGACGGCCGGGCGGCACCCTCTCCAGTCTCCGCCGACACCTGGCGCTCGCCGACCCGTGCCGGAGTCGACGGCCGGACGGCCCCCTCTCCAGCCGCTCCCGACACCCGGCGCTCGCCGACCCGTGCCGTAGCCGATGGTTGGGTGGGGCCATCGGAGGGTGTCCCGGATGCCGGGCATTCATCGGCCGGTGCCGAACTCGACGACGGGGTGGACCCGTTGGCGTGTGCCCCAGGGCCCCGGCGTTCGCCGGCTCGTGTCGAACTCGACGGCCGGGTGGCACCCTCTCCAGCCTCCGCCGACAACTGGCGCCCGCCGAGCCGTATCGAACCCGACGGCTGGACGACGAACCCCTCCCCAGCCACCCCCGACACCCGACGCCCACTCACCCGCTCCGAACTCGCCAACTGGCCCGACCCCTCAGTCCCGTTGGTCCTCGATGTGTTGACCCGGGCCCGGCTGCTCACCGGGGACGAGGGCGGGGTTCATCTTGCCCATGAGGCGCTGATCACCTGTTGGCCCAGGCTGCGGGGGTGGGTCGAGGAGGGGCGGGAGCGGATACGGGAGCAGCGGCGGTTGGCCGAGGCTGCTCGGGTTTGGGTGGAGCATGGTCGGGATCCTGGTGCGTTGTACCGGGGGGCCAGTCTGCGCCGGGCCGAGGACATGTTCCCTGCGTACGTCGACGATCCCGCGCTGACCACGCCCGAACGGGCCTTCCTGGTCGCCGCGTTCGAGGCGCGGGACGCCGAACGCCGGGCCGGTGCCAGAGCCGTGCGGCGGGGCCGGGCCCTGGTGTCGATGCTCTCCGCGGTTCTCGTCGTCGCGCTCGTCGCCGGTGTGGTCGCCTGGGAGCAGCACCGTGACAGTCGGCGCAAGAGCACGGACGACACGGCTCGCCGGGTCGCCGAGGTCGCCGATTCCCTGCGTACGACCGACCCGCGTACCGCACAGCTTCTCGGCCTCGCCGCCTGGCGC from Streptomyces sp. NBC_01288 carries:
- a CDS encoding transcriptional regulator, whose amino-acid sequence is MASLSLRDGSTVAHSTHQTDSHRWLPHPHERLGLRHLPRSAADLILLGDLTGRYAAGSYSRLSSDRRTLVLREDRQGAAEHGHRITAAIACHVARAGGSVDELAQLLLHPEHEGGRHARHIAVRSGQSRALDYIRRVWASASDAVSGTRVLESRHHAHEVLAALRDRIETTPWRGERGRTALRVLRAHLDFAEIAGGPLHQASERQTAEEAGISRTALRVVYETVLKPRGWLRRLRVGHGREGSTWYLDDGRTARDGIPAPRSRFRTTQYPPDPALEDWPTPETGVSADIDSTVIGRLMGHDAFAHHGLGSAALLIIGALHARPAQTAGELVGSSSVSRATAYRTLRRLANLGLVHHIGETWTLAPGALEGFGSSTPASMDAECAEPAQGWDSLAQRHGTTGVAARRKALHATERAAYRKVLERLSEHRSKAVVIVREGRQVLVPAPRPDEVTSTLQARDGCVLDPVTGRPTPDWRIATDGRLILITPADQRSYDELAAAHAEALSEWESAA
- a CDS encoding AfsR/SARP family transcriptional regulator, whose protein sequence is MFEVRLLGPVEVWAGGRRAPLGGVRPLAVLSALVVHLGEVLSTERLVDCVWDERAPATAGALVATHVSAVRRALAQVTQDTVVRTRPPGYVADLDPSQIDARRFEDLLTSGRAAAAAGRLEEAADLLPEALALWRGQEALEGLGQNFARIEASRLAELRLIAQEESFGLHLDLGRADRTIAPLLAHVAAHPLRERPRGQLMTALVRTGRVSDALRTYREGRAVLREELGIDPGPELQALHQAALTNDTPVAGTARPDRIRREPSRPPKSPPGDSRGTSSARAWPTPSHLPPDISDFVGRSEQIAWAAALVGGVDEAGRTAPPIGVISGRSGTGKTALAVHVGHRTAELFPDGRLFVDLRAADTAPLQPADALARLLRAMGADPETLPTSVEELTGLYRTHIGHRRVLLILDNAAGEAHVRPLLPPGPGCAVLVTSRRRLVALEGSAHLDLAVPGQAEALELLRRVAGPDRTSAEPERAAEIVSLCGRLPLAVRIAGARLAARPHWAPGRLADRLRDERRRLSELRAGDLELRTSLELGYADLELPERRALRRLALLDLPDFAAWIAAPLLDIGTEEAEEAVERLVDCHFIDVIGVDETGRSRYRIHDLAREHARERCLSEESAEERTAAVLRLVASWLDLAEKAAALGPGGAARRFPEPAAVRPLDAETEDELLERPTSWFAAEQACLLAAVEYCADHGMVRAARDLAGALIASSAALYNQFDAWSRSHAAAMAAVHRGGDDEGEAWLLAGLGQLRYEQDEFEDSYTYFGKALRLFEARGDVPEGAALALAGMGTARREQAGYAEASELLDAALERYGESAGRGARARVLYGIGYVHREQGRGAQAREALARALDLYRAAGDRHGEALTLRSLALCDRAEGALTDAERQLHEALRIFAALRDTFGVMYTEQSLAKTELRLGRPDEARARLSRCLAVARERQDRFGEALVLRTLGEWHLAVGDPDGAREPLERALSTWEALRLPLWRARTLRDLAEVREAHGDASAARAARAEALGVFRELGCREAQEPTAGAG
- a CDS encoding RNA polymerase sigma factor, with protein sequence METGTCAVPPPRREDGDRMSPKDFDASFAADMPRLRRRLLALTGNPHDADDLLQETYLRLSRRARAQNLTRQQHPYAYTCTVALNLLRDAWQHPSRREQSTDRLPESGWDGGLASYEASQTTLALLGVLSEKEAAAVILVDLEGLSHDTAGERLGAHRGTVQRNRMRGLAKMRDALGH
- a CDS encoding AMIN-like domain-containing (lipo)protein, translated to MRRIGTALAAMMLAGGGLLAGTVPAVAAPTAVDCAVTWGSLDKTGDAVASRRLTDVRAGQHECFDRLVFDAQGTAADPIGYTVRYVDVLRQDPSDIVVPIKGGAILEISLFSSRYDPATGQPYPPLPSVDVTGYRTFREFKVTGGSEGYTQAGLGVRARLPFQVFQTANHLVVDVAHTW
- a CDS encoding C40 family peptidase is translated as MNTSSTRRRTSGALLGASVLALSAFVSAPAHAAAQDATCGVLAPGASAIAQAAVNAACSQIGVWYSWGGGHAATPGASYGYYDGSDPDSLHDNERKGFDCSGLTRFAYYQATGRDLLNGTADDQFHSSQASARFSASQGSAPLLPGDLMFWGSGHVHHVAMYLGNGQMVEAYESGTHIRVAPVRTGGDYAGAIRVNGSGTPTPPPANGGTVFETWGTGVRTRSTPSVRGAVVDTFAGPTQVSVQCQEHAETVTAEGYTNDIWSKLADGSWLTNIYIKGPASLPGIPDCGGSSTPPPSGGSKPFQTWGTGVRTHSQPNVNAGVVDYFAQPTTVNVVCQAHAQEVTAEGYTNDAWSKLTDGSWLTNIYIKGAAWLDVPTC
- a CDS encoding M15 family metallopeptidase, giving the protein MTEIITLSDARVAAVAEDDCGEPLVDLRGTDDLRIDHRQADDDGSYAHLRAGALRRLVRAQRLLPAGVRFLVVEGYRPPALQRRYFEEYAETMRRAHPDASPERIRELASAYISPPEVAPHVSGGAVDLTLCDLDGRELPLGTEVNATPEESEGACRTGAPDISAEARANRALMSWALDATGFVNYPTEWWHWSYGDRYWALLRRAPAARYGPAAPPGPTAWGAGSRGQI